A single genomic interval of Stieleria maiorica harbors:
- a CDS encoding FliH/SctL family protein yields MPTIQIPFDRSLANVTLARGPLPPATPNLPAGTSPNGAASAATEPTTVAEAESAARDEAAAAALKTLHSIEQKLKLLDARLDEELSTIGVQLTAAATQIAKQALGSDNALVEERVAHFANLLLRQVHPSQSAVIYVHPDYVVSLQSWLSQIDYEAIEIQGDATVQPGDCRIESNGKGFLASLDSFLDAAGKQLSPAWGET; encoded by the coding sequence ATGCCCACGATTCAAATCCCCTTCGACCGGTCCTTGGCCAACGTCACCCTGGCCCGTGGGCCGCTGCCGCCGGCCACACCCAACTTGCCGGCCGGTACGTCACCGAACGGGGCCGCGAGCGCCGCGACCGAGCCGACGACCGTGGCCGAAGCCGAATCGGCTGCCCGAGACGAAGCCGCCGCCGCGGCGCTGAAGACGCTGCACTCAATTGAACAAAAGCTGAAACTTCTCGACGCCAGGTTGGATGAGGAACTTTCGACGATCGGCGTCCAGCTGACCGCCGCAGCAACGCAAATCGCCAAACAAGCCCTCGGCAGCGACAACGCATTGGTGGAAGAACGCGTCGCACATTTTGCGAACCTCCTGTTGCGCCAAGTGCATCCCAGCCAATCGGCGGTCATTTATGTCCATCCCGATTATGTCGTCTCGCTCCAATCCTGGTTGTCTCAGATCGATTATGAGGCGATCGAGATCCAAGGCGACGCGACGGTCCAGCCGGGTGATTGCCGCATCGAATCCAACGGGAAAGGGTTCCTGGCATCGCTGGATTCTTTTTTAGACGCCGCGGGCAAGCAGCTCTCACCGGCTTG
- a CDS encoding FliG C-terminal domain-containing protein, which yields MKMMLTRPERLALLLHLMGEDATEMAREGLSGEALEELDQALKDFESYPPSQEEIDMVLGDFEDYFHMALQTVQKNAPAEEGDSEEEEGPKILQIAEESFDVEIEPTKRFTPPKLTGDTVRDLNQMHPYQVAQALKNENPVAAAIVLRRLANEHAAKTLEFLPEAVRPNVFLELAQPSSVSPLIQERILAKALQLSLQVEERETEQETTSQMANLMRSLPRALRKPMLDELEKRDSELAETVRNQLYRFEDIEKLGDRDLQKLLGQCQTDALVCALQQVDESLLTFILSNMSKRAKESLQEEMEFKTNASEEEITEARSSIAKILAGLCEAGEVKID from the coding sequence ATGAAGATGATGTTGACGCGGCCCGAGCGACTCGCGCTTCTGCTGCACCTGATGGGCGAAGACGCCACCGAGATGGCCCGCGAGGGGCTTTCCGGCGAAGCGCTGGAGGAGTTGGACCAGGCGCTCAAAGATTTTGAGTCCTATCCGCCCAGCCAGGAAGAAATCGATATGGTCCTTGGTGACTTTGAAGATTACTTCCACATGGCCCTGCAAACGGTCCAGAAAAACGCCCCGGCCGAAGAGGGGGATTCGGAAGAAGAGGAAGGCCCCAAAATCCTGCAGATCGCCGAGGAGAGTTTCGATGTCGAAATCGAACCGACCAAGCGTTTCACCCCGCCCAAACTGACCGGCGATACGGTTCGCGATTTGAACCAGATGCACCCCTATCAAGTCGCCCAGGCGCTCAAGAACGAGAATCCGGTCGCGGCGGCGATCGTGCTGCGACGGCTGGCCAACGAACATGCCGCCAAGACGCTGGAATTTTTGCCCGAGGCGGTCCGCCCCAACGTCTTCCTGGAGCTGGCCCAACCGTCGTCGGTTTCCCCATTGATCCAGGAACGCATTCTTGCCAAAGCCCTGCAGTTGTCGCTCCAGGTCGAGGAGCGTGAAACGGAACAGGAAACGACCTCACAAATGGCCAACCTGATGCGATCGCTGCCCAGGGCGTTGCGCAAGCCGATGCTCGATGAACTGGAAAAGCGCGACAGCGAACTGGCCGAAACCGTCCGCAATCAACTGTACCGATTCGAGGACATCGAAAAACTCGGCGACCGGGACCTGCAAAAACTGCTCGGCCAATGCCAAACCGACGCCCTGGTCTGTGCCTTGCAACAGGTTGACGAGTCGCTGCTGACGTTCATCTTGTCCAACATGTCCAAACGCGCCAAAGAGTCGCTGCAAGAGGAAATGGAATTCAAGACCAACGCGAGCGAAGAGGAGATCACCGAAGCGCGGAGTTCGATCGCCAAGATCTTGGCAGGCCTGTGCGAAGCCGGTGAGGTGAAAATCGATTGA
- the fliF gene encoding flagellar basal-body MS-ring/collar protein FliF translates to MNVIQPYIDALLNIWRHSSPSARIGILLLAVLCVVTVGGVGYWSVQPSYVVLVSQGEGDQVDRVINALDKAGIDYQLSGAGGNLLVDKRDFAKARLLARTNGVSDAGAVADLPMGGAFGSPTERRNRARLQTQQSLASTIKKLEVVEHADVHLNIPDKGPFERKTSPPSASVMLTLRYGARLSDQQAASIASFVAYAVEDLVPEAVQITDRDGRSYTIPDEQSQQIGSQVEYIAAAERKLADKAEAQLMQFLGYGNASVQVSLDMTFTQGSTKTTKYDADGAVPSQEDLVSETTTNMEQPAVGAAGVASNLQSRRGATGTSSVLNKTENVKTSYLVPITEETQANSTPIKNFLSVSVLVNSETQGIKQEDGTLIPGMDERVSALVKNAVGFRDDTDSITVDFLPFTEPILNVTTPEATFDWTKITSIVEKASLAIAALLAFVLGLMLLRRFGPASKPGGAGADQQLDSARLENVSELSRMIKENPEVFAQVVRSWSGADSDRESEKRDAA, encoded by the coding sequence TTGAACGTCATCCAGCCCTATATCGACGCCCTCCTAAACATTTGGCGGCACAGCTCTCCTTCGGCAAGGATCGGAATCCTGCTGTTGGCAGTGCTGTGCGTGGTCACCGTTGGTGGCGTCGGTTATTGGTCGGTGCAACCCAGCTACGTCGTCTTGGTCAGCCAGGGTGAAGGCGACCAGGTCGACCGTGTGATCAATGCCCTGGACAAAGCGGGCATCGATTACCAACTTTCCGGCGCCGGCGGAAACCTGCTGGTGGACAAGCGTGATTTCGCCAAAGCCCGCTTGTTGGCGCGGACCAACGGCGTGTCCGATGCCGGCGCGGTCGCCGATTTGCCGATGGGCGGTGCCTTCGGCAGCCCGACCGAACGACGCAACCGGGCTCGGCTGCAAACGCAACAAAGCCTTGCGTCGACGATCAAGAAGCTGGAGGTCGTCGAACACGCCGACGTTCATTTGAACATCCCTGACAAGGGGCCGTTTGAACGCAAGACATCTCCTCCCTCGGCCAGCGTGATGCTTACGCTGCGCTACGGAGCCCGATTGAGCGATCAACAAGCCGCATCGATCGCGTCCTTTGTCGCCTATGCCGTCGAAGACCTGGTTCCCGAAGCCGTCCAAATCACCGACCGTGACGGTCGCAGCTACACGATCCCCGACGAGCAATCCCAGCAAATCGGTTCGCAAGTCGAATACATCGCCGCCGCCGAACGCAAGCTCGCCGACAAGGCCGAAGCTCAATTGATGCAGTTCCTGGGATACGGCAACGCCAGCGTCCAAGTCAGTTTGGACATGACGTTCACCCAGGGGTCGACCAAAACCACCAAATACGACGCCGACGGGGCGGTCCCCAGTCAGGAAGACTTGGTTTCCGAAACGACGACCAACATGGAACAGCCCGCGGTCGGAGCCGCCGGGGTGGCGTCCAATCTGCAATCGCGGCGGGGGGCAACCGGCACAAGCAGCGTTCTCAATAAAACAGAAAACGTCAAAACAAGTTATCTGGTCCCGATCACCGAAGAAACCCAGGCGAATTCGACCCCGATCAAGAATTTCCTGAGCGTCAGCGTGCTGGTCAACTCCGAAACCCAAGGCATCAAGCAAGAAGACGGAACCTTGATCCCCGGGATGGACGAACGGGTCAGCGCCCTGGTTAAAAACGCCGTCGGGTTTCGTGACGACACCGACAGCATCACCGTCGATTTTCTGCCATTCACCGAACCGATCCTCAACGTGACGACTCCGGAAGCTACGTTTGACTGGACCAAGATCACATCGATCGTTGAAAAGGCATCACTTGCGATTGCCGCCCTGTTGGCATTTGTGTTAGGCCTAATGTTGTTGCGGCGGTTCGGACCGGCCAGCAAACCGGGCGGCGCGGGCGCCGATCAGCAACTCGATAGTGCCCGACTGGAAAACGTCAGCGAATTGTCACGAATGATCAAAGAAAACCCCGAAGTGTTTGCTCAGGTCGTTCGATCTTGGTCTGGCGCTGATTCCGATCGAGAGTCCGAGAAACGCGACGCCGCGTGA
- the fliE gene encoding flagellar hook-basal body complex protein FliE: MSALPPIATTGSPNVALPSSPAKPQATDRNLFMDLMARANEDQIRSEEAIQGLVSGENQDVQQVVMEVVKAEMSFQIFMEVRNQIVDSYNELMRMQF; encoded by the coding sequence ATGTCTGCCCTGCCCCCCATCGCCACAACGGGATCTCCCAACGTTGCATTGCCGTCGTCGCCTGCGAAACCCCAGGCGACCGATCGCAATCTGTTCATGGATCTGATGGCCCGTGCCAACGAAGACCAGATCCGATCGGAGGAAGCGATCCAAGGATTGGTTTCCGGCGAGAATCAAGACGTCCAGCAGGTCGTCATGGAAGTCGTCAAGGCCGAGATGTCGTTTCAGATCTTTATGGAAGTACGAAATCAGATCGTCGATTCGTACAACGAATTGATGCGAATGCAATTCTAG
- the flgC gene encoding flagellar basal body rod protein FlgC, translated as MTVRFPTIDIAASGLAAERFRMEVTANNIANAGTTMTDTGQPYRRQAVVFAAGLDPVDRKHGAAAMHGVEVVGVEGDPSEFPSIYNPAHPHADADGFVKLSNVKIPEEMVDLITASRSYEANSKAISVFKEMVEQTLTLLQGGQ; from the coding sequence ATGACGGTTAGATTTCCAACGATCGACATCGCCGCTTCCGGCTTAGCCGCCGAGCGGTTTCGGATGGAGGTGACGGCCAACAACATCGCCAACGCCGGCACGACGATGACCGACACCGGCCAGCCCTATCGCCGACAGGCGGTGGTGTTTGCCGCCGGATTGGACCCGGTCGACCGGAAACACGGCGCCGCGGCCATGCACGGGGTGGAAGTGGTCGGAGTGGAAGGCGACCCGAGCGAGTTTCCCAGTATTTACAACCCGGCGCACCCGCATGCCGATGCGGACGGTTTCGTGAAACTGTCCAACGTCAAGATTCCCGAAGAAATGGTTGACCTGATCACGGCCAGCCGATCCTACGAGGCGAATTCGAAAGCGATCAGCGTCTTTAAAGAGATGGTCGAACAAACTCTCACACTGCTCCAAGGAGGCCAGTGA
- the flgB gene encoding flagellar basal body rod protein FlgB — MTGIFYQMDLLGSAVSASEKSHRVVSQNIANVNTPGYKTKRLEFERLLNQLQSGQAEDSGGIELPVKDLEGLVERVDGNNVNLEKEVAELKENALAFQAFSHLLASRVSTMRRAISG; from the coding sequence ATGACTGGAATATTTTACCAAATGGATTTATTGGGTTCAGCGGTCAGCGCGTCGGAAAAGAGCCATCGCGTTGTCAGCCAGAATATCGCTAATGTCAACACGCCGGGTTACAAGACCAAGCGGTTGGAGTTTGAGCGGTTGTTAAACCAGCTTCAGTCGGGGCAGGCCGAGGACTCGGGCGGCATCGAATTGCCGGTCAAGGACTTGGAGGGCCTGGTGGAGCGGGTGGATGGGAACAATGTGAACTTGGAGAAGGAAGTTGCGGAATTGAAGGAGAACGCGTTGGCGTTCCAAGCCTTTTCGCACCTGCTGGCATCCAGGGTTTCGACGATGCGTCGAGCAATCTCGGGCTAA